GCGGTAGGTCTTTTTCCAGATCAGTTCGATGGCCGAGTCAAGGAGCCGTTCCCTTGCGTCGCTTGGTCGCCCCATTAATTTGATTCTCCTTATAAATCTGGGTCATCCTTGAAATGAGTACCTGGATGAGGACCATACCCCACCATTTGTCATCGTGCCTGTCCCGCCATAGCTCGAAGAGCGACGGCGGAAGCCGTGATTTTCTTTGCAGCTCCGCCCGGGATTGCCGCGTCACTCTCGTCTCCTTCGATGCTCCTCGCAATGACAGCAAAATAATAGAGGTACGCATTATCCGGATGAACCATAAATATAAACATACTTGACCGCTCGGTCAATATCAATCTTTCACCGGTCTAGTTAATATTGATGACTTCGCTGGTCGTCGCGAACCGATAACCGGGTGAAGCGATCCCGTGGGCGACCGGAGGGCGCCGCGATGACCTTTTCGGCTCCGCATGAGATTGCCACGCCTACGGTTTCACTCGGGCTCGCAATGACAGCAAAATAATAAAGGTGCGCATTAACCGGATGAACCAGATTTTAGAGCAAAAACATACTAATCTTTGATTTTTACCCTGTGTAACCCTGTGGTAAATGGGCTTTGGAAGTGTCTGCTATTTCACCATGGTGTTTTGTGGCAACAGATGTATCATGGAAAAAGGTGCCCGACCGAAAAGGAGGAAGAGGATGAAAAAGATCGTTCTGTTCGAGGTGCCGCAGGGGTTCAAAAAGTTTTCCATGCCTGCCGACATGTCCGAGGGAATGCCGGGTGAGATGAAGATACCGGTGAGATGATAATACATGGAAACGCCGTGGCAGCCTTGAACCTTGAACGTTAAACATTGAACGTTGAATCTTGAACGTTGAACCTTGAACGTGTTTATTTGGGCCTTGGCCGTCAGGCCGGCACTAGCGAAGCGAACTCTCCATGGCCGTTTCTTTTCGGAACTTCTGGATCCGATATGATGATCCATCCGGGACCAAAGAACGGATTTTCTCTATATCACGCATTGACAGCAGAGACTCCACGTTTGTTGTTCGAAACTCATGGGGAACTCCGCTTCCGGCTATAAGGTGGATGCTTTGGAGGATCTTTCCCTCATCAACCTTTATGCCTGCCAGACGGGCATACAATTCAAGCGGTGCTTTGATGTCCATGGCAATATAGTCAACAAGGCCTTCACCGATCAATTTACCAAGCACATCCGGTCTACTCCCATTTGTGTCGATTTTTACATCGAGCCCCAAACACTTAAGTTCCTTCAGGAACTCCTCCATGTCAGGCTGAAGTAACGGCTCACCTCCACTGATTACCACACCATCCAGCTTGTCCGCACGTAGAGCAAGAAATTCTGTCACCAACTTCCGGGAGATCAGATCCCCCGAGGGAGGATTCGGCGGGATTAGTGGCCCATTGTGGCAGAATGGACACTGGAAATTACATCCCTGCACAAAAATCACAGCCGCGACTCTCCCGGGGAAATCGCTCAGAGCAAACGGCTGAAAGCCGCCTAGTTTCACGTACGATTACCCAGTGTAAAAAGGCTGCGCATAATGAACTCCGACTGTTTGCCCTCATTCCACTGATTGACCGGTCTCAGATATCCTACGACTCGGGAATATATCTCTGTTTCACCATTACAATCCGGACAGAGTTTCTGTTCGCCGGGGAGGTAGCCGTGCGTCGGGCAGACTGAAAATGTGGGGGTGACGGTGAGATAAGGAAGCCGGAATTCCTCGCATACCCTGCGGACAAATGTCTTGACTGCGTCTGGGTCCGGCGATGATTCTCCAAGATAAACGTGCATGACCGTCCCTCCGGTGTAGCGGGTTTGAAGGCTGTCCTGGAGGTTGAGGGCGTGGAAAGCGTCATCGGTGTAGTTCACGGGAAGGTGTGTCGAATTCGTGTAAAATGGCGCCGCTCCCTCAATGTTCGCATGGCCGTTCGGGCATAAGATTTCGGGGAACTTATCCTGGTCCAGTTTCGCGAGGCGGTATGCCGTCCCCTCGGCGGGTGTCGCTTCAAGGTTATAGATGTGATCGGTTTCGTTCTGGAACCGGACAAGGCTGTCGCGCATATGATCAAGGACCTTTTCTGCGAACTTTTTCCCTTCGACGGAACCTATATCACAGCCCAAGAGGTTGACGCCGGCTTCGTTCATGCCCACAAGCCCGATCGTGGCGAAGTGATTGTGCCAATACTGCCCGTGAGATTTTTTTATGTTGCGAAGGTAGTATTTTGTATAGGGGTAAAGGTTCTGATCGGTGAAGCGTTCCAGGACCTTTCTTTTAATTTCCAGACTCGTCCGGGCGATCTCCAAAAGCTGGTCCAATCGGTTGAAAAAGTCCCCTTCGTCGTCGGCGAGGTAACCGAGGCGCGGCATGTTGATAGTGACTACGCCAATGGAACCCGTCAGGGGATTGGCACCGAACAAGCCGCCGCCCCTTCTGTCAAGGCTCCGCAGATCAAGTCTGAGTCTGCAGCACATGGACCTTGCGTCATCGGGTGACATGTCGGAGTTGATAAAGTTGGCGAAATAGGGAATGCCGTATTTCGCGGTGGCTTCCCATAATCCATGCAGGTCGGGCTCATCCCAGGGGAAATCGTGTGTGATGTTGTAGGTGGGGATCGGGAAAGTGAAGACCCGCCCTTTGGCGTCCCCTTCACACAGGACCTCCAGGAAAGCCCTGTTGAGCATGTTCATCTCATGCTGAAATTCCGCATACGTCTCCTCCTGCGTTTTGCCGCCGATTATTACCTGCTCCCCAGCCAGGACCGTCGGAGGATGCAGGTCGAGCGTCAGGTTAGTGAAAGGCGTCTGAAAACCGACTCTCGTCGGCACATTGATGTTGAAGATGAATTCCTGAAGAGCCTGCTTGACTTCTCTGTATTCCAGCCCGTCGTATCGGATGAAGGGTGCTAAAAGGGTATCAAAATTGGAAAATGCCTGTGCGCCTGCGGCTTCGCCCTGAAGGGTGTAGAAAAAATTGACGATCTGTCCCAAGGCGGTCCGGAAATGGCGTGCGGGGCTGCTCTCCGATTTTCCCGGCGCCCCCCTGAAACCCATACGCAGAATATCCTGCAGGTCCCAGCCCACACAGTAGGCCGCGAGTTGTCCCAGATCGTGAACGTGCAGATCCCCTGATGTATGGGCCCTCCTGATTTCAGATGAATAGACCTTGTTAAGCCAATATTCCTTGCACACTTCACTGGAAACGAAATTGTTTAACCCCTGCAGGGAATATCCCATGTTGCTGTTTTCCCTCACCTTCCAATCCAGGCGTTCCAGGTAGCTGTCGATCAGATCGATATCGGCCTTCTGAACGAGTTCCCGGATGCGGGCATGCTGATCACGGTAAATGATATATGCCTTCGCCGTTTTTTTGTATGGGGATTCCAGAAGGATTTCTTCAACGATATCCTGAATTCTCTCGACGGTTGGAAGGTCGTCTATCATTATCATTCCAGCCAGGGCAATGGCTTTAATAGTAAGTCTGCGGGCCATGACCTCATCGAACTCCCCGGTTGCTTTACCCGCCTTATGGATGGCTTCCGTTATCTTGGATGCCCGGAAGGGGACGACCCTCCCGTCCCGCTTCAGGATTTGAGTGAAATTTTCCGCTTCGTCCATCTGTGCTGTTTCACGAACGGATTCCGTTAAGGTGTTCATACCCGGCTCCTTTTCTGTGGATGCAGCTGTTCATAGGCGCATCCACTAACGTGTCCCACGTCCCCTCGGACGTGACAGTGACCTTTGGAAGAATTTCAGACAGCCGTGAGCTGTGAGGCGGGAATTTCGCAACAGGTCTTCTGCCGGGCTGAACGCATCTTCCCTCGAAGGCGACAATCAATATACCGCGCTATCGGCGGGTCGCCGGCAGGTCTTCGGACTTGTAGGCGGGTGATCCTCTCGATAGGATCCATTCCTACTGGCCGCCGCTTCCCAGCCCCTTGGGCCAGTGCTTAATGGCGACGTTCGTTCCTACTTACCGCTGCGGGGCAGTCCCGGATTCTCACCGGGTTCCCTTGTATAACACTCCGAATAAGGAGCGTACCGGCAACAAAACACTATATATAGTAGTCAGAAGAGAATGTCAATACAAGATAATGTATAAGGATTGGTGTCAG
The sequence above is a segment of the Deltaproteobacteria bacterium genome. Coding sequences within it:
- a CDS encoding anaerobic ribonucleoside-triphosphate reductase activating protein codes for the protein MKLGGFQPFALSDFPGRVAAVIFVQGCNFQCPFCHNGPLIPPNPPSGDLISRKLVTEFLALRADKLDGVVISGGEPLLQPDMEEFLKELKCLGLDVKIDTNGSRPDVLGKLIGEGLVDYIAMDIKAPLELYARLAGIKVDEGKILQSIHLIAGSGVPHEFRTTNVESLLSMRDIEKIRSLVPDGSSYRIQKFRKETAMESSLR
- a CDS encoding ribonucleoside triphosphate reductase, translating into MDEAENFTQILKRDGRVVPFRASKITEAIHKAGKATGEFDEVMARRLTIKAIALAGMIMIDDLPTVERIQDIVEEILLESPYKKTAKAYIIYRDQHARIRELVQKADIDLIDSYLERLDWKVRENSNMGYSLQGLNNFVSSEVCKEYWLNKVYSSEIRRAHTSGDLHVHDLGQLAAYCVGWDLQDILRMGFRGAPGKSESSPARHFRTALGQIVNFFYTLQGEAAGAQAFSNFDTLLAPFIRYDGLEYREVKQALQEFIFNINVPTRVGFQTPFTNLTLDLHPPTVLAGEQVIIGGKTQEETYAEFQHEMNMLNRAFLEVLCEGDAKGRVFTFPIPTYNITHDFPWDEPDLHGLWEATAKYGIPYFANFINSDMSPDDARSMCCRLRLDLRSLDRRGGGLFGANPLTGSIGVVTINMPRLGYLADDEGDFFNRLDQLLEIARTSLEIKRKVLERFTDQNLYPYTKYYLRNIKKSHGQYWHNHFATIGLVGMNEAGVNLLGCDIGSVEGKKFAEKVLDHMRDSLVRFQNETDHIYNLEATPAEGTAYRLAKLDQDKFPEILCPNGHANIEGAAPFYTNSTHLPVNYTDDAFHALNLQDSLQTRYTGGTVMHVYLGESSPDPDAVKTFVRRVCEEFRLPYLTVTPTFSVCPTHGYLPGEQKLCPDCNGETEIYSRVVGYLRPVNQWNEGKQSEFIMRSLFTLGNRT